From a single Bacillus sp. NEB1478 genomic region:
- a CDS encoding ABC transporter permease — MSKFITVMMHTYRSKIKSKPFLISTIITIALMFVVSNMNEIVKVFSGDDVSTVAVIDHAGNVYEPLKSQVKQYDDEFKLQEFKNTEQDAEKRIQDGKLDGLLIIDQDASGTVSAKYKAEDVTKQDLITDIQTALQQIKTKMAAESIGLNQEQLAAIYLPVAFDKESLSTTAKSEEEAAQVYVLVYVVLFFMYMSVMMYGSMIAVEVATEKSSRVMEILISSISPVKQMFGKIFGIVLLALTQLVIFVAAGFGAVKLNGRLSGSDSIIKELKLNDIQASLIIYAFIFFLLGFFLYATLFAMIGSLISRVEEVNNFMTPVVIFIVAAFMIAMYGRENPESGFVTAASFFPLFTPMLMLLRVGMLSLPVWEVAIGIGVLAGAIILFAIIGARVYRGGVLMYGNAPSLKLFKQAVLLSKQEKKNISK, encoded by the coding sequence ATGAGTAAATTTATTACCGTCATGATGCATACGTACCGTTCGAAAATTAAATCTAAACCATTTTTAATCTCTACAATTATTACGATCGCCTTAATGTTTGTTGTGAGCAACATGAACGAGATCGTGAAGGTGTTTAGTGGTGATGATGTATCCACAGTTGCTGTGATTGATCATGCTGGGAATGTTTATGAACCTCTAAAATCTCAAGTAAAACAATATGATGATGAATTTAAATTGCAGGAATTTAAGAATACTGAACAAGATGCCGAAAAACGAATACAGGATGGCAAATTAGACGGATTGCTCATCATCGACCAAGATGCTTCAGGTACGGTATCAGCAAAATATAAAGCAGAAGATGTAACCAAACAAGACTTGATTACAGATATTCAGACGGCCTTGCAGCAAATTAAGACGAAGATGGCTGCAGAATCGATTGGACTGAACCAAGAACAACTCGCTGCAATATACCTGCCCGTAGCTTTTGATAAGGAATCATTGTCTACAACAGCAAAAAGTGAGGAAGAAGCGGCTCAAGTTTATGTGCTTGTGTATGTGGTGCTTTTCTTCATGTACATGTCAGTTATGATGTACGGCAGTATGATTGCAGTCGAAGTAGCTACTGAAAAATCCTCACGCGTGATGGAAATATTAATTTCGAGCATCTCGCCGGTTAAACAGATGTTTGGTAAGATTTTTGGGATAGTCCTTCTTGCACTTACACAGTTAGTTATCTTTGTGGCAGCTGGATTCGGGGCAGTTAAATTAAATGGAAGACTGAGTGGCAGTGATAGTATTATCAAAGAACTTAAGCTCAATGATATCCAGGCTTCATTAATCATCTATGCATTCATTTTCTTCCTGTTAGGCTTTTTCTTATATGCTACTTTATTCGCAATGATTGGTTCATTGATTAGCAGAGTAGAAGAAGTGAATAACTTTATGACACCTGTGGTGATCTTCATCGTAGCAGCCTTTATGATTGCGATGTATGGACGGGAAAATCCGGAATCCGGTTTTGTTACAGCAGCATCATTCTTTCCTTTGTTTACGCCAATGCTCATGTTATTGCGTGTTGGGATGCTGTCTCTTCCTGTTTGGGAAGTTGCCATTGGAATCGGTGTATTAGCAGGAGCAATTATCCTTTTTGCCATAATCGGTGCACGCGTTTATCGCGGAGGAGTGCTTATGTATGGAAATGCACCTTCTTTAAAACTCTTCAAACAAGCCGTTCTTTTGTCAAAACAGGAGAAAAAGAATATATCTAAGTAA
- a CDS encoding AAA family ATPase: MKVLSVHIYHFGVLQDCKLNLEPSNLQLLFGENEAGKTTLMDFMKCMLFGFPSRNQSKKRYEPKNGNRLGGKITVEHASLGRWTIERIEGAKVSGDISIYDETGQQKEEAFLTVLLDGMDQTLFEGAYCFGLDGLQKLDKLTSEELGNFLMSTAISGDRDLLEIEQTFEKKQGELFKKAGKKPVINEKMEQLKTIEQTLHEHRRKNENYQILNEKKEQLEKELKQIAVELSGFQKELGSFKRLFELQPVLEKYKQLKLQLKTFDADQMFFPENGIHRYEQCQEQLLGLNGELSYIDERLLSIEKEKDALSISDKLIQNQKEIKQLFNKLPEYEHLQKQLVEFDRSLSHIENEELGITEAIGETWRSNELQQLALTLSSLNDHEQMLKQMQNVQEKKRRLEEDLEDSRVKLEELEKEEAELKQILLPEEEYKRYEQEKNQKQRTVFPLWAAILPIISAVLLIWSGWTSPNTFVLSCGVLLLFTAIGITLYLSRNEKSDPGRTFQSNQKYLEDEVNRNQWIQLSAELSHANKLYLQLAKQLDFLELEEARIYDETVTWADKHGFTGDIDKLLVNGYVEHLYKLKELMRQKEKITQQVSDAATSSSVFEDAVVQLLSDFRIEPKADIKDAVQELNDSLQEQLKKMTEIEHLEKNQNELVQRKEALSKKSEHIKDQIGLLWKESCVKSEKDFYLKGEEVKSFFETTKEWEMTHNQLRSLGISDNGIESMAGQITSQYEETLQLMKSLEGKEEQWKNAYKTATEERAKLDWEMKKLLDDGSYSEHLHRYELLKEEWNQLVKKWAGYRLAQHALQVVKEHYQKTKLPAVLETSSVYFSKITEGEYKSIIFTSSNEMLLVKSDGTRFSPGELSRGTAEQVYLAIRLAVAMNAGPAGFPIFMDDIAVNFDEKRTRRTMSLIGDAAHDRQILFFTCHAHLHSIVPSVPLIHWPSHSILAEK, encoded by the coding sequence ATGAAAGTATTATCCGTACATATTTACCACTTTGGAGTTTTGCAAGATTGCAAACTTAACCTTGAACCGTCAAACTTACAGCTTTTATTTGGCGAAAACGAAGCTGGCAAAACAACGCTGATGGATTTTATGAAATGTATGCTTTTCGGTTTTCCATCAAGGAATCAATCAAAAAAACGATACGAACCTAAAAACGGAAATCGTTTAGGCGGGAAGATAACGGTTGAACATGCCAGTTTAGGAAGATGGACGATTGAAAGAATTGAGGGTGCAAAAGTTTCAGGCGATATTTCGATTTATGATGAAACAGGGCAGCAGAAAGAAGAAGCCTTTTTAACAGTTCTGTTAGATGGAATGGATCAAACGTTGTTCGAAGGTGCTTATTGTTTTGGGCTGGATGGTTTGCAAAAGCTGGATAAATTAACTTCTGAAGAACTGGGGAATTTTTTAATGAGCACCGCAATTTCAGGAGACCGTGATCTTCTTGAAATTGAACAGACATTTGAAAAAAAGCAAGGTGAACTATTTAAAAAAGCCGGTAAAAAACCAGTTATCAATGAAAAAATGGAACAATTAAAAACGATCGAACAAACGCTGCATGAACATCGGAGAAAAAATGAAAACTACCAGATCCTTAATGAAAAAAAGGAACAATTAGAAAAAGAATTGAAACAAATAGCGGTTGAATTAAGCGGGTTTCAAAAGGAACTTGGATCATTTAAACGCTTGTTTGAACTACAGCCTGTTTTGGAAAAATATAAGCAATTAAAGCTTCAATTAAAAACATTTGATGCTGATCAGATGTTCTTTCCCGAAAACGGAATCCACCGATATGAGCAATGCCAAGAACAATTATTGGGATTGAATGGAGAGCTGAGCTATATAGATGAGCGTCTATTGTCTATAGAAAAAGAAAAAGATGCCTTAAGTATCAGTGATAAATTGATTCAGAACCAGAAAGAAATTAAACAGTTGTTTAATAAACTCCCAGAATATGAGCATTTGCAAAAGCAGTTGGTGGAGTTTGATCGCTCTCTTTCACACATAGAAAATGAAGAACTCGGAATTACTGAAGCAATAGGTGAAACATGGCGTTCGAATGAGCTGCAGCAATTGGCGTTAACATTGTCTTCGTTAAATGATCATGAGCAAATGTTAAAGCAAATGCAAAACGTTCAAGAGAAAAAGAGAAGATTGGAAGAAGACTTAGAAGACTCTAGAGTAAAACTGGAAGAATTGGAAAAAGAGGAAGCCGAACTAAAGCAAATTCTTTTACCAGAAGAAGAGTATAAAAGATATGAACAAGAAAAGAACCAAAAACAAAGAACCGTTTTTCCGTTATGGGCAGCAATTCTTCCTATTATTTCAGCCGTTTTATTGATTTGGTCTGGCTGGACGTCACCCAATACGTTTGTGTTGTCTTGCGGTGTTCTTCTATTATTCACGGCGATAGGTATTACATTATATTTATCAAGAAATGAAAAATCAGATCCGGGGAGAACTTTTCAATCAAATCAAAAGTATTTGGAAGACGAAGTAAACAGGAATCAATGGATTCAGTTATCGGCAGAACTCTCTCACGCTAATAAGTTGTACTTGCAGCTTGCTAAGCAGCTGGATTTTCTTGAGCTGGAGGAAGCGCGTATCTATGATGAAACGGTAACATGGGCGGATAAGCATGGATTCACAGGAGATATAGATAAGCTTTTAGTAAACGGGTATGTCGAACATTTATATAAATTGAAAGAACTGATGAGGCAAAAAGAAAAAATTACCCAGCAAGTAAGTGACGCTGCTACTTCATCATCAGTTTTTGAGGATGCCGTTGTACAATTATTATCGGACTTTCGAATAGAACCAAAAGCTGACATAAAAGATGCAGTTCAGGAATTAAATGATTCCTTGCAAGAACAGCTGAAAAAAATGACTGAAATAGAGCATTTGGAAAAGAATCAGAATGAGCTTGTTCAGCGTAAAGAAGCTTTGTCAAAAAAGAGCGAGCATATTAAGGATCAAATTGGTCTTCTGTGGAAAGAATCCTGCGTAAAGAGCGAAAAGGACTTTTATTTAAAAGGAGAGGAAGTAAAATCTTTCTTTGAAACCACTAAAGAATGGGAAATGACACATAATCAACTACGATCTCTGGGAATATCAGATAATGGTATAGAGTCGATGGCTGGACAGATTACGAGTCAATATGAGGAAACCCTTCAATTAATGAAGTCTCTTGAAGGAAAAGAAGAACAATGGAAGAATGCCTATAAAACTGCCACAGAAGAAAGGGCTAAACTTGATTGGGAAATGAAAAAACTTCTCGATGACGGCAGCTATTCCGAGCATCTTCATAGATATGAGCTATTGAAAGAAGAGTGGAATCAGCTTGTTAAAAAGTGGGCAGGTTATCGTTTAGCACAGCATGCTCTGCAAGTTGTAAAAGAGCATTATCAAAAAACGAAACTGCCGGCAGTGCTGGAGACTTCAAGCGTATACTTCAGTAAAATTACAGAAGGTGAATACAAATCTATTATCTTTACCTCATCAAACGAAATGCTGCTGGTCAAATCTGATGGTACCCGATTCTCTCCAGGCGAATTAAGCAGAGGAACGGCAGAGCAAGTTTATTTAGCCATCAGACTGGCAGTTGCAATGAATGCAGGACCGGCTGGATTCCCTATTTTTATGGATGACATTGCGGTGAATTTTGACGAGAAAAGAACGAGGCGGACTATGTCTCTTATCGGCGATGCCGCACATGATCGGCAGATTTTGTTTTTTACTTGTCACGCTCATCTTCATTCCATCGTCCCGTCTGTTCCGCTTATTCATTGGCCAAGCCATTCGATACTTGCTGAAAAGTAA
- a CDS encoding DNA repair exonuclease: MIKFLHCADLHLDSPFKGLSTLPDEFFKRLFESTFLSFKRLIDIAIAEKVDFVIIAGDLFDSSQRSLKAQSFLKSCFQRLQSHQIQVYACHGNHDPLDGQWVTLDWPSNVHFFSGSTIETYFYEKEEKKLACIHGFSYETTAITDNRTTLYPEKKDELYHIGVLHGQAYGYSGHSRYAPFLLSELLKKGYDYWALGHIHKKMDLYHEPPVRYSGNIQGRHSGETGEKGGYIVTLNGNETDSRFIATSDIEWHEEIVDVHEFERHQEVITYCETIKESYRAANKGVFLNLKLTGAAPLYEQLLDGSFLEELEEILREENADSSFVYVVSVKNETVPYVTGEGTIKQSGFYHDLMDVLGDETELEKALSELTSHKTARRYVSLAEEDWEMVRKQAEQLILSELYNGR, encoded by the coding sequence ATGATTAAATTTTTACATTGTGCAGACCTGCATTTGGACAGTCCGTTTAAAGGATTATCTACCTTGCCGGATGAGTTTTTTAAACGGTTGTTTGAAAGTACGTTTTTATCTTTTAAAAGACTTATTGATATTGCGATTGCTGAAAAAGTAGATTTCGTCATTATTGCAGGAGATCTTTTTGATAGCAGCCAGCGCAGTTTGAAAGCGCAATCCTTTTTGAAGAGCTGTTTTCAAAGACTGCAATCCCACCAAATACAAGTATACGCTTGCCATGGAAATCACGATCCGCTCGATGGTCAGTGGGTCACGCTGGATTGGCCGAGCAATGTTCATTTTTTCAGCGGCAGCACGATTGAAACCTATTTCTATGAGAAAGAGGAAAAGAAATTAGCTTGCATTCATGGATTTAGTTATGAAACAACAGCTATAACAGATAATCGAACAACGCTTTATCCAGAAAAGAAAGATGAGTTGTACCATATAGGTGTTTTGCACGGACAAGCATACGGATATAGCGGACATAGCCGTTACGCTCCTTTTCTATTATCTGAGCTATTGAAAAAAGGATATGACTATTGGGCGCTTGGCCACATACATAAAAAAATGGATCTGTATCACGAGCCCCCTGTCCGTTATTCGGGAAACATTCAAGGAAGACATAGCGGTGAGACAGGTGAAAAAGGCGGATATATCGTCACGCTGAACGGTAACGAAACAGACAGCCGGTTCATTGCAACATCAGATATTGAATGGCATGAAGAAATCGTTGATGTGCATGAATTTGAACGTCATCAAGAAGTGATCACATATTGTGAAACTATAAAAGAAAGCTATCGTGCAGCAAACAAAGGTGTATTTCTAAATTTAAAGCTTACGGGAGCAGCCCCGCTATATGAACAGCTTTTAGATGGGTCTTTTTTAGAAGAACTTGAAGAAATATTAAGAGAAGAAAATGCAGATTCTTCTTTTGTGTACGTTGTTTCTGTTAAAAATGAAACAGTTCCATATGTAACGGGAGAAGGGACTATTAAACAATCAGGATTCTATCATGATTTAATGGACGTTTTAGGAGACGAAACAGAGCTTGAAAAGGCGCTGTCCGAACTAACATCGCATAAGACGGCAAGACGCTATGTTTCATTAGCAGAAGAAGATTGGGAAATGGTGAGAAAACAGGCAGAACAGCTTATTTTATCTGAACTCTACAATGGCAGGTGA
- a CDS encoding ABC transporter ATP-binding protein, giving the protein MLTINNVKKRFGSFTAVNDLNLNIPTGDIFGLLGANGAGKTTTFRMILGLLTPSQGDIAWKDKEITYETSNLVGYLPEERGLYPKLTVREQLIYLGQLRGMNRSFIQEQTLNWLKRFNAEEYLNKKVESLSKGNQQKIQFIAAVLHKPELLILDEPFSGLDPVNVELLKSAVLELKKQGTTIVFSSHRMEHVEELCEHLCIMHKGKSVEQGKLRDIKRSFGKKNVSIRADFDLSYLSAVPGVIKHRLTADGITLQIEREEVAGNLFQAIQSKGFVRKFELEEPSLNDIFIEKVGVVHE; this is encoded by the coding sequence ATGTTAACAATAAATAATGTTAAAAAAAGATTTGGATCCTTTACGGCAGTTAATGATTTGAATTTAAATATTCCAACTGGTGATATCTTTGGATTATTAGGTGCAAATGGCGCCGGTAAAACGACAACATTTCGAATGATACTTGGATTATTAACACCGTCTCAAGGGGATATCGCATGGAAAGACAAAGAGATTACATATGAAACGAGCAATCTGGTTGGATATTTACCTGAGGAAAGAGGATTGTATCCCAAACTAACAGTGAGAGAACAACTCATTTATTTAGGGCAGTTGAGGGGAATGAACCGCTCTTTTATACAAGAACAAACGTTAAATTGGCTGAAACGATTTAATGCGGAAGAATACTTGAACAAAAAAGTTGAATCATTATCAAAAGGAAATCAGCAAAAAATTCAGTTCATCGCAGCTGTTTTGCATAAACCAGAACTGCTGATTTTAGATGAGCCTTTCAGTGGATTGGATCCAGTTAACGTTGAACTTTTAAAAAGCGCCGTGCTGGAGCTGAAGAAACAAGGTACCACAATTGTATTTTCCAGCCACAGAATGGAGCATGTAGAAGAACTGTGTGAGCATTTATGTATTATGCATAAAGGTAAATCTGTTGAACAAGGCAAGTTAAGAGACATTAAACGATCGTTTGGAAAGAAAAATGTTTCCATCCGTGCGGATTTTGATCTCAGTTACTTAAGTGCGGTGCCGGGAGTTATAAAGCATCGTTTGACGGCTGATGGAATTACATTGCAAATCGAGCGTGAAGAAGTTGCGGGAAATTTGTTTCAAGCGATTCAATCCAAAGGCTTTGTTAGAAAATTTGAACTTGAGGAACCTTCGTTAAATGATATTTTCATTGAAAAGGTAGGTGTTGTACATGAGTAA